One region of Vigna angularis cultivar LongXiaoDou No.4 chromosome 10, ASM1680809v1, whole genome shotgun sequence genomic DNA includes:
- the LOC108320883 gene encoding transcription factor TFIIIB component B'' isoform X1: MDPFDDLLPEAPVARIRPGAKFAPKAKAKQRPRKEVPSSEHATSSKDAGNQCQNVGPSTLNVPAKEYVGFIHHTQVHFPNSESGNPEQVSVEGDSAALVDGSTITASDIGAGQNSTNFLESVCEAGPTDFDGDSVTNFVSETNLNNGTDLGFESVSANKVAITQTVDSKSNIGKEPEVVSAEIELDPFSDILPDLPARNVHKFKPKIKPRPRVGNMPASASCDVMMEKSVELPTSYSTDFQSFQSTSVLNQSTSLPLPTSEILRKTYMPDKFGNTSSNVSISEDSKSLAAAIPSQLDSLNAMLSGDAVHNGTRDWPSTFGKSSGEAADIFSGLESLDDFLTQATTDTGKPALHSFNEKGAEENFVTPVCSSINSFTECDNTQVQRCPEYHTPQDPVTFNEATDLNESDTHTKNRMSETEEIEDLNPAYPRDDVFDYQSMKSGEDPTYGIPVHEDLTNAADSSTLADFLHANDSREKEVANQRKRDGSDSCSLRKNKRSSISGEEDNGGKTSRQRRKLAACKPRNSSFNEDVEDDNDIDPPYHSNEHELQENDDDYEVDHSSKKKRGSKSSQKKSVAKSGKTSRRRKKADDDLQKTKEPPKKFSHSTRRKKRCVDKALLEIPEDELDPRTLPIKDIILLAEHRERQAKKDAMTSNMSPSNQSGGDSLHGAGAYNEQEFSGSEDGGDPYDDQDNERIDSTPVLYNYHTFMEKTPRGKWSKQDTELFYEAIRELGTDFSMIQQLFPDKTRRQIKLKYKKEEREHYLRLRDAIHNRAKDHSHYNLLIERLQQSSTKAEEVMDPTTGTNEEVVEAATIKHDVDVKEQEVSAAVQSPEEYDDSEDDSLKWSQYKSLY, from the exons ATGGACCCTTTTGATGATCTTCTACCTGAGGCTCCTGTTGCACGCA ttCGGCCGGGTGCCAAGTTTGCTCCAAAGGCCAAAGCGAAACAGCGGCCACGAAAGGAAGTACCTTCGTCGGAACATGCCACCTCATCTAAAGATGCTGGGAATCAATGTCAAAATGTAGGTCCTTCCACGCTAAATGTGCCAGCGAAAGAATATGTGGGATTCATTCATCATACGCAGGTACACTTTCCAAATTCTGAAAGTGGAAATCCTGAACAAGTTAGTGTGGAGGGAGATAGTGCAGCCTTGGTGGACGGTTCCACAATCACAGCATCTGATATTGGTGCTGGTCAGAATTCTACAAACTTCTTAGAATCAGTATGTGAG gcTGGTCCAACAGATTTTGACGGGGACTCAGTCACTAACTTCGTTTCTGAAACCAACCTCAACAATG GCACGGATTTGGGCTTCGAAAGTGTTTCAGCTAATAAAGTTGCAATAACTCAGACAGTTGATTCAAAGTCAAACATTGGGAAAGAACCAGag GTAGTATCTGCAGAGATTGAATTGGATCCTTTCAGTGACATCCTCCCTGATCTTCCTGCTAGGAATG ttCATAAATTTAAACCCAAGATCAAGCCACGACCTAGAGTAGGCAATATGCCGGCTTCTGCTTCATGTGATGTTATGATGGAAAAATCTGTTGAGTTGCCTACTTCATACTCAACGGACTTTCAATCTTTTCAGTCTACTAGTGTACTAAACCAATCAACCAGTTTACCTTTGCCAACGTCAGAGATTCTTAGGAAGACTTATATGCCCGATAAGTTTGGTAACACAAGCTCAAATGTTTCAATATCTGAAGACAGTAAGAGCTTGGCAGCAGCAATTCCTTCCCAATTGGATTCCCTAAATGCTATGCTTTCAGGGGACGCAGTTCATAATGGTACTAGAGATTGGCCTTCTACCTTTGGTAAATCATCTGGAGAG GCTGCAGACATTTTTTCTGGGTTGGAATCCCTTGATGACTTTCTCACCCAAGCTACTACTGATACAG GAAAACCGGCTCTTCATTCTTTCAATGAGAAGGGTGCAGAGGAAAATTTTGTCACACCTGTTTGTAGTTCTATTAACTCCTTTACGGAATGTGATAATACCCAAGTTCAAAGATGTCCTGAATATCATACACCGCAAGATCCAGTAACCTTCAATGAAGCTACTGATCTCAATGAGAGTGACACTCACACTAAGAATAGAATGTCGGAAACAGAG GAAATTGAGGACCTGAATCCCGCCTATCCAAGAGATGATGTTTTTGATTATCAATCCATGAAATCTGGTGAAGATCCAACTTATGGAATTCCAGTGCATGAAGACTTGACAAATGCTGCTGACAGTTCCACATTGGCTGATTTTTTGCATGCAAATGATTCAAGGgaaaaagaa GTTGCTAATCAAAGGAAAAGGGATGGCTCAGACTCATGTTCTCTGAGGAAGAACAAAAGATCTTCTATTTCTGGTGAGGAGGATAATGGTGGTAAAACCTCAAGGCAGCGGAGAAAACTAGCAGCATGTAAACCTAGAAACAGCTCATTCAATGAGGATGTTGAAGATGATAATGACATTGATCCTCCTTATCATTCTAATGAACATGAACTTCAAGAAAATGATGATGACTATGAAGTTGATCATTCATCCAAGAAGAAGAGAGGATCAAAGAGTTCACAGAAGAAATCTGTGGCCAAAAGTGGAAAAACATCTCGAAGGCGTAAGAAGGCTGATGATGATTTACAAAAAACTAAGGAACCTCCAAAAAAGTTCTCTCATTCAACCCGACGAAAGAAAAGATGTG TGGACAAGGCTCTGCTGGAAATTCCTGAGGACGAACTTGATCCTCGAACATTGCCtataaaagatattattttacttGCAGAACACAGGGAGCGGCAAGCG AAAAAAGATGCGATGACTTCAAATATGTCTCCCTCCAATCAAAG TGGTGGAGATTCTCTTCATGGGGCTGGTGCGTATAATGAACAGGAGTTCTCAGGTTCAGAAGATGGTGGAGACCCATATGATGATCAAGACAATGAAAGGATTGATTCAACTCCCGTTCTATACAATTACCATACTTTCATGGAAAAGACACCTAGGGGGAAATGGTCAAAACAAGATACCGAACTGTTTTATGAG GCTATTAGGGAGTTGGGTACAGATTTTTCTATGATACAACAGCTTTTCCCTGATAAAACCCGCCGTCAAATTAAGTTGAAATACAAGAAGGAAGAGCGGGAGCATTATTTACGGTTAAGAGATGCTATACATAACCGTGCAAAAG ATCATTCTCATTATAATTTGTTGATTGAACGATTGCAACAATCTTCCACCAAGGCAGAGGAGGTTATGGACCCGACAACAGGAACTAAT GAAGAGGTTGTGGAGGCTGCAACAATTAAGCATGATGTGGATGTTAAAGAACAGGAAGTTTCTGCGGCAGTTCAGAGTCCAGAGGAATATGATGACAGTGAGGATGACTCTCTAAAATGGTCTCAGTATAAAAGTCTCTATTAG
- the LOC108320842 gene encoding uncharacterized protein LOC108320842 has product MAGSEPFPSPKILLAKPGIVTGAPVAGKFGRGGAGDDDSVQHRSRLPSVASLNLLSDSWDFHIDRFLPFLTENTDFTVIGVIGPPGVGKSTIMNELYGFDSSSPGMLPPFALQSEETRAMARHCSTGVEPRISTERIILLDTQPVFSASVLAEMMRPDGSSTISVLGGETMPAELAHELMGIQLAVLLASICHIVLVVSEGVRDDSMWQLMLTIDLLKHGISDPSLMASSLSQSSSSVLEKDRHLEHEEYVATPVFVHTKLQDQDFTPNNFVQLKKALMQYFRPSSFVRQHIGNKPEEHALSSTVRGSQMESKLIKLYAIPLKKKDENPRAQHESYVSALWKLRDQILSMKSPSFTRSVSEREWLKNSAKIWEQVTNSPTILEYCRTLQHSGMYRR; this is encoded by the exons ATGGCGGGTTCTGAACCTTTTCCTTCTCCAAAAATCCTTCTAGCAAAGCCGGGAATCGTCACCGGAGCTCCCGTTGCCGGTAAATTTGGCCGTGGAGGCGCCGGCGATGACGATTCCGTTCAGCACCGTTCTCGTCTCCCTTCCGTCGCGTCCCTCAACCTTCTCTCCGATTCCTGGGATTTCCATATCGATCGCTTTCTCCCA TTTTTGACTGAGAATACGGACTTTACTGTGATTGGAGTGATTGGGCCACCTGGAGTGGGAAAGTCCACTATTATGAATGAACTTTATGGTTTTGATTCAAGTTCCCCTG GGATGCTACCACCTTTTGCCTTACAGTCTGAAGAAACTAGAGCTATGGCAAGGCATTGTTCCACGGGCGTTGAACCAAGGATTTCAACTGAACGCATTATTCTTCTCGATACCCAG CCTGTATTCAGTGCTTCTGTTTTAGCTGAGATGATGAGACCAGATGGCTCTTCAACAATTTCAGTGCTAGGTGGAGAAACCATGCCGGCTGAATTGGCTCATGAACTTATGGGTATTCAG CTTGCTGTTCTTCTAGCATCCATATGTCATATTGTGCTGGTGGTGTCAGAGGGAGTTCGTGATGATAGCATGTGGCAATTGATGTTGACG ATTGATTTGTTGAAGCATGGCATTTCAGACCCGTCCTTGATGGCATCATCCCTATCGCAAAGCTCTAGTTCAGTGCTTGAGAAAGATAGACATCTTGAACATGAAGAATACGTGGCCACCCCTGTGTTTGTACACACGAA gtTGCAGGATCAAGACTTTACTCCTAATAATTTTGTGCAGTTGAAAAAGGCACTCATGCAATATTTCAGACCATCTTCTTTTGTGAGACAACACATTGGAAACAAACCTGAAGAGCATGCTTTATCTTCTACAGTTCGTGGCAGCCAAATGGAATCTAAATTAATAAAGTTGTATGCGATCCCTctaaagaagaaagatgaaaatCCAAGAGCTCAACATGAAAGTTACGTTTCTGCCCTATGGAAATTGCGTGATCag ATTTTATCCATGAAGTCACCATCTTTCACGAGATCAGTCTCAGAGCGGGAATGGTTAAAGAACTCTGCCAAGATCTGGGAACAGGTAACGAACTCCCCAACCATATTAGAGTATTGTAGAACACTTCAACATTCAGGTATGTATAGGAGATAA
- the LOC108320905 gene encoding ERAD-associated E3 ubiquitin-protein ligase HRD1B, which translates to MKLKTYAGLSFIATLAIIYHAFNSRGQFYPAMVYLSTSKISLVLLLNMGLVFMCILWQLTKKIFLGSLREAEVERLNEQSWREVMEILFAITIFRQDFSVTFLAMVTALLLIKALHWLAQKRVEYIETTPSVPMLSHVRIVSFMGFLLLLDSLFLYSSLKHLIETWQASVSLFFCFEYMILATTTVSIFVKYIFYVSDMLMEGQWEKKPVFTFYLELIRDLLHLSMYMCFFLVIFVNYGIPLHLIRELYETFRNFKVRVADYIRYRKITSNMNDRFPDATPEELNASDATCIICREEMTTAKKLICGHLFHVHCLRSWLERQHTCPTCRALVVPPENGTTAAVGPQGSQADGQRQGAGTGGESSAQNEATDNLSRHRARLQAAASAASIYEKSYVYPSANSFACSPGYTLHPPVAESTNKDSSGGQTSGEQTQSWFLTTGGPTNESYPPMQYFHLLPSQPNAALVNYGKGFENDPNIPSSHLEAYRKLLQCQIQILQNQLEILQKTRSDRSVDEGTSSSDSRGKSVISSSESGRAYTEEIQDGKA; encoded by the exons ATGAAGCTGAAAACTTACGCTGGTCTTAGTTTCATTGCAACTCTGGCTATTATATATCATGCATTTAACAGTAGGGGTCAATTTTATCCGGCAATGGTGTATCTCTCAACTTCCAAGATCAGCTTGGTGCTTCTTCTCAACATGGGTTTGGTCTTTATGTGTATTCTATGGCAATTAACCAAGAAGATTTTCTTGGGTTCCCTCCGTGAGGCGGAGGTTGAGAGGCTAAACGAGCAATCGTGGAGGGAAGTCATGGAAATCCTCTTTGCAATCACCATTTTTAGGCAAGACTTCTCTGTCACATTTCTTGCGATGGTCACGGCATTGTTGTTGATTAAGGCTTTGCATTGGTTGGCTCAGAAGAGAGTCGAGTACATCGAGACCACTCCTTCGGTGCCCATGTTGTCGCATGTTCGAATTGTATCTTTTATGGGGTTCCTTCTTCTCTTAGACAGCCTTTTCTTATATAGTTCTTTGAAGCATCTGATAGAAACCTGGCAGGCTTCAGTTTCACTATTCTTTTGTTTCga GTACATGATACTGGCAACCACCACCGTGTCAATTTTTGTAAAGTATATTTTCTATGTTAGTGACATGCTTATGGAGGGACAATGGGAAAAGAAACCAGTCTTCACTTTTTACCTGGAACTCATTAGGGACTTGCTTCACTTGTCTATGTATATGTGCTTCTTTCTTGTAATTTTTGT AAACTATGGTATTCCCTTGCACCTTATACGGGAGCTGTATGAGACGTTTAGGAACTTCAAAGTCCGTGTTGCAGATTACATACGTTATCGTAAAATCACTTCAAATATGAATGATCGATTTCCAGATGCAACCCCTGAGGAGCTTAATGC AAGTGATGCAACCTGCATTATCTGTCGTGAAGAGATGACTACAGCCAAGAAACTTATATGTGGACATCTTTTTCATGTTCATTGTCTCCGATCATGGCTGGAGCGGCAGCATACATGCCCCACCTGCAGAGCCTTGGTTGTACCACCAGAAAATGGAACAACTGCAGCTGTAGGGCCGCAAGGATCACAGGCTGATGGTCAACGGCAAG GAGCTGGGACAGGCGGTGAAAGCTCAGCTCAAAATGAGGCTACGGATAATTTGAGTAGACATCGAGCCAGACTCCAAGCTGCTGCTTCTGCTGCTTCCATATATGAGAAGTCTTATGTGTACCCTTCTGCAAATTCTTTTGCATG TTCTCCTGGGTACACTCTCCATCCTCCGGTGGCTGAATCTACTAATAAAGACAGTAGTGGAGGGCAGACTTCCGGCGAACAAACACAAAGTTGGTTTCTTACCACTGGTGGACCAACAAATGAATCTTATCCTCCAATGCAATACTTCCATCTTCTACCCTCCCAACCAAATGCAGCCCTTGTCAATTATGGAAAGGGGTTTGAAAATGATCCAAATATCCCAAGCTCCCATCTGGAAGCATATAGAAAACTCCTTCAATGCCAGATTCAG ATTCTGCAAAATCAGCTCGAGATTCTGCAGAAGACAAGGTCTGACAGAAGTGTAGATGAGGGCACATCGTCATCAGATAGCAGAGGCAAGAGTGTCATTTCCTCATCTGAATCTGGACGTGCTTATACTGAGGAGATTCAAGATGGAAAAGCGTAA
- the LOC108320883 gene encoding transcription factor TFIIIB component B'' isoform X2, with translation MDPFDDLLPEAPVARIRPGAKFAPKAKAKQRPRKEVPSSEHATSSKDAGNQCQNVGPSTLNVPAKEYVGFIHHTQVHFPNSESGNPEQVSVEGDSAALVDGSTITASDIGAGQNSTNFLESAGPTDFDGDSVTNFVSETNLNNGTDLGFESVSANKVAITQTVDSKSNIGKEPEVVSAEIELDPFSDILPDLPARNVHKFKPKIKPRPRVGNMPASASCDVMMEKSVELPTSYSTDFQSFQSTSVLNQSTSLPLPTSEILRKTYMPDKFGNTSSNVSISEDSKSLAAAIPSQLDSLNAMLSGDAVHNGTRDWPSTFGKSSGEAADIFSGLESLDDFLTQATTDTGKPALHSFNEKGAEENFVTPVCSSINSFTECDNTQVQRCPEYHTPQDPVTFNEATDLNESDTHTKNRMSETEEIEDLNPAYPRDDVFDYQSMKSGEDPTYGIPVHEDLTNAADSSTLADFLHANDSREKEVANQRKRDGSDSCSLRKNKRSSISGEEDNGGKTSRQRRKLAACKPRNSSFNEDVEDDNDIDPPYHSNEHELQENDDDYEVDHSSKKKRGSKSSQKKSVAKSGKTSRRRKKADDDLQKTKEPPKKFSHSTRRKKRCVDKALLEIPEDELDPRTLPIKDIILLAEHRERQAKKDAMTSNMSPSNQSGGDSLHGAGAYNEQEFSGSEDGGDPYDDQDNERIDSTPVLYNYHTFMEKTPRGKWSKQDTELFYEAIRELGTDFSMIQQLFPDKTRRQIKLKYKKEEREHYLRLRDAIHNRAKDHSHYNLLIERLQQSSTKAEEVMDPTTGTNEEVVEAATIKHDVDVKEQEVSAAVQSPEEYDDSEDDSLKWSQYKSLY, from the exons ATGGACCCTTTTGATGATCTTCTACCTGAGGCTCCTGTTGCACGCA ttCGGCCGGGTGCCAAGTTTGCTCCAAAGGCCAAAGCGAAACAGCGGCCACGAAAGGAAGTACCTTCGTCGGAACATGCCACCTCATCTAAAGATGCTGGGAATCAATGTCAAAATGTAGGTCCTTCCACGCTAAATGTGCCAGCGAAAGAATATGTGGGATTCATTCATCATACGCAGGTACACTTTCCAAATTCTGAAAGTGGAAATCCTGAACAAGTTAGTGTGGAGGGAGATAGTGCAGCCTTGGTGGACGGTTCCACAATCACAGCATCTGATATTGGTGCTGGTCAGAATTCTACAAACTTCTTAGAATCA gcTGGTCCAACAGATTTTGACGGGGACTCAGTCACTAACTTCGTTTCTGAAACCAACCTCAACAATG GCACGGATTTGGGCTTCGAAAGTGTTTCAGCTAATAAAGTTGCAATAACTCAGACAGTTGATTCAAAGTCAAACATTGGGAAAGAACCAGag GTAGTATCTGCAGAGATTGAATTGGATCCTTTCAGTGACATCCTCCCTGATCTTCCTGCTAGGAATG ttCATAAATTTAAACCCAAGATCAAGCCACGACCTAGAGTAGGCAATATGCCGGCTTCTGCTTCATGTGATGTTATGATGGAAAAATCTGTTGAGTTGCCTACTTCATACTCAACGGACTTTCAATCTTTTCAGTCTACTAGTGTACTAAACCAATCAACCAGTTTACCTTTGCCAACGTCAGAGATTCTTAGGAAGACTTATATGCCCGATAAGTTTGGTAACACAAGCTCAAATGTTTCAATATCTGAAGACAGTAAGAGCTTGGCAGCAGCAATTCCTTCCCAATTGGATTCCCTAAATGCTATGCTTTCAGGGGACGCAGTTCATAATGGTACTAGAGATTGGCCTTCTACCTTTGGTAAATCATCTGGAGAG GCTGCAGACATTTTTTCTGGGTTGGAATCCCTTGATGACTTTCTCACCCAAGCTACTACTGATACAG GAAAACCGGCTCTTCATTCTTTCAATGAGAAGGGTGCAGAGGAAAATTTTGTCACACCTGTTTGTAGTTCTATTAACTCCTTTACGGAATGTGATAATACCCAAGTTCAAAGATGTCCTGAATATCATACACCGCAAGATCCAGTAACCTTCAATGAAGCTACTGATCTCAATGAGAGTGACACTCACACTAAGAATAGAATGTCGGAAACAGAG GAAATTGAGGACCTGAATCCCGCCTATCCAAGAGATGATGTTTTTGATTATCAATCCATGAAATCTGGTGAAGATCCAACTTATGGAATTCCAGTGCATGAAGACTTGACAAATGCTGCTGACAGTTCCACATTGGCTGATTTTTTGCATGCAAATGATTCAAGGgaaaaagaa GTTGCTAATCAAAGGAAAAGGGATGGCTCAGACTCATGTTCTCTGAGGAAGAACAAAAGATCTTCTATTTCTGGTGAGGAGGATAATGGTGGTAAAACCTCAAGGCAGCGGAGAAAACTAGCAGCATGTAAACCTAGAAACAGCTCATTCAATGAGGATGTTGAAGATGATAATGACATTGATCCTCCTTATCATTCTAATGAACATGAACTTCAAGAAAATGATGATGACTATGAAGTTGATCATTCATCCAAGAAGAAGAGAGGATCAAAGAGTTCACAGAAGAAATCTGTGGCCAAAAGTGGAAAAACATCTCGAAGGCGTAAGAAGGCTGATGATGATTTACAAAAAACTAAGGAACCTCCAAAAAAGTTCTCTCATTCAACCCGACGAAAGAAAAGATGTG TGGACAAGGCTCTGCTGGAAATTCCTGAGGACGAACTTGATCCTCGAACATTGCCtataaaagatattattttacttGCAGAACACAGGGAGCGGCAAGCG AAAAAAGATGCGATGACTTCAAATATGTCTCCCTCCAATCAAAG TGGTGGAGATTCTCTTCATGGGGCTGGTGCGTATAATGAACAGGAGTTCTCAGGTTCAGAAGATGGTGGAGACCCATATGATGATCAAGACAATGAAAGGATTGATTCAACTCCCGTTCTATACAATTACCATACTTTCATGGAAAAGACACCTAGGGGGAAATGGTCAAAACAAGATACCGAACTGTTTTATGAG GCTATTAGGGAGTTGGGTACAGATTTTTCTATGATACAACAGCTTTTCCCTGATAAAACCCGCCGTCAAATTAAGTTGAAATACAAGAAGGAAGAGCGGGAGCATTATTTACGGTTAAGAGATGCTATACATAACCGTGCAAAAG ATCATTCTCATTATAATTTGTTGATTGAACGATTGCAACAATCTTCCACCAAGGCAGAGGAGGTTATGGACCCGACAACAGGAACTAAT GAAGAGGTTGTGGAGGCTGCAACAATTAAGCATGATGTGGATGTTAAAGAACAGGAAGTTTCTGCGGCAGTTCAGAGTCCAGAGGAATATGATGACAGTGAGGATGACTCTCTAAAATGGTCTCAGTATAAAAGTCTCTATTAG
- the LOC108320837 gene encoding probable NADH dehydrogenase [ubiquinone] 1 alpha subcomplex subunit 12, whose product MASVVKNVLKSIREKGFGTFLRELKDEGYLRCLPDGNLLQTKIHNIGATVVGVDKFGNKYYEKLGDTQYGRHRWVEYAEKSRYNASQVPPEWHGWLHFITDHTGDELLLLKPKRYGVEHKENLSGEGEQYIYHSKGHALNPGQRDWTRYQPWESKA is encoded by the exons ATGGCGTCGGTGGTGAAGAATGTTCTGAAATCGATCAGAGAAAAGGGTTTCGGTACTTTCCTCAGAGAGCTTAAGGATGAAGGCTACCT GAGATGCCTTCCGGATGGAAATCTCTT GCAAACCAAGATCCACAATATTGGGGCAACGGTTGTTGGTGTTGATAAATTCGGTAACAAGTATTATGAGAAGCTTGGAGACACACAGTATG GAAGACACAGGTGGGTTGAATATGCAGAGAAAAGTAGGTATAATGCCTCCCAGGTTCCGCCTGAATGGCATGGCTGGCTCCACTTCATAACTGATCACACAGGAGATGAG CTTCTTCTACTGAAACCGAAAAGGTATGGTGTTGAACACAAAGAAAATTTGTCTGGAGAAGGTGAACAGTATATCTATCATTCGAAGGGACATGCCCTTAATCCAGGGCAGAGAGACTGGACCAGGTACCAACCATGGGAGTCCAAGGCCTGA